One window from the genome of Dongia rigui encodes:
- a CDS encoding HD domain-containing phosphohydrolase, whose product MARPNQQSKSPVEVPLYLLGAGGITLLLMLVIATFAWHTYRGAQTILLQTSDETTRYIRDTLSEKVQRVLLPARNQITLLAHSGFSNADTLARRLDEMPLVLDALNENPITDAIYIGYPNGEFVLFRPLRDEAMRRQMKAPPNATLLVQSMTQDAVGTMLGEFRYFDADRKLLDARFMPNYNYDPRTRPWFQSAFKEQGTILTEPYLFFTTKSVGITLASKSTDGAVIVALDLTISSLAEAFKDINITPSSELALVGPSGQVVAYRDSAKMLALQADGSVRLVSLAELKVPALERAGELIGTARARSVAEIDGRRWQLSMTRIPIEGTKGIDMLIAVPEDELFAGAREIVGKQITMALLILIAAILLGWLGTRLLVKPINRLVRETKAIASFDLEQDVNVRASISEVADLARSLNKLKRTLRKFMGIGHALGAERDLKSLLDLVLRETIDLVESDGGAIYLLNEEAKVMHPEIVFWHHAHVGETRVAPLDMGESGLQSEISAILHDGRIGQIERRMEYNELEEFGLRDLVERENAHRLALLIVPLFNRKQQVLGVQILVKTRGEADGAWSPSNRLIELVRAVGASAGIAIENKQLLQAQKELMDALIKLVAGAIDAKSSYTGGHCARVPALTRMLAEATCAEKTGPFAEFDLSAEEWEAVEIGSWLHDCGKVTTPEYVVDKATKLETIYDRIHEVRMRFEVLKRDAEIAYWQGRAEGGDEASLRSEMVARQRQLDDDFAFVASCNEGGEFMDPAKIERIKTIASKVWRRTISNRQGLSYEEKKRMDRTLEPALPVEEPLLADREDHISPLEPRDLITPDNPWGFQLNVPKYKMNRGEVYNLCIGRGTLTEEERYRINDHISQTIVMLQSLPLPKHLRAVPEIAGGHHEKMDGTGYPRRLKRDEMSPVARMMAIADVFEALTAADRPYKKAKKLSEAIKIMGFMKKENHLDPDLLDIFLRHQVWKRYAEEFLEADQIDMPDLDFVLNIKPAA is encoded by the coding sequence ATGGCACGTCCGAACCAGCAGTCCAAATCGCCCGTTGAGGTGCCCCTGTATCTGCTGGGAGCGGGCGGCATCACGCTCCTTCTCATGCTGGTGATCGCGACCTTTGCGTGGCACACCTATCGCGGCGCGCAGACGATCCTGCTGCAGACCTCGGACGAAACGACCCGCTACATCCGCGATACCTTGAGTGAAAAGGTGCAGCGCGTGCTGCTGCCGGCCCGCAACCAGATCACCCTGCTGGCCCACAGCGGATTTTCCAATGCCGATACCCTGGCGCGACGCCTTGATGAGATGCCGCTGGTGCTGGACGCACTCAACGAGAATCCGATCACGGACGCGATCTATATCGGGTATCCCAATGGCGAGTTCGTCCTGTTCCGCCCCTTGCGCGATGAAGCGATGCGCCGGCAGATGAAGGCGCCGCCCAATGCCACCTTGCTGGTGCAGTCGATGACCCAGGATGCGGTAGGCACGATGCTCGGCGAATTTCGATACTTCGACGCGGATCGCAAGCTGCTCGATGCCAGGTTCATGCCGAACTACAACTACGATCCGCGCACCCGGCCATGGTTTCAGTCGGCGTTCAAAGAGCAGGGCACGATCCTGACTGAGCCCTATCTGTTCTTCACCACGAAATCGGTCGGGATAACGCTGGCCAGCAAATCGACCGACGGCGCCGTCATCGTGGCGCTGGACCTGACCATTTCGTCGCTGGCCGAGGCGTTCAAAGACATCAACATCACGCCGTCCTCGGAACTGGCATTGGTTGGCCCCAGCGGGCAGGTGGTGGCCTATCGCGACAGCGCCAAGATGCTGGCGCTGCAGGCCGATGGTTCGGTCCGGTTGGTGAGCCTGGCGGAGCTCAAGGTCCCGGCGCTCGAGCGTGCCGGTGAACTCATTGGTACAGCGCGGGCGCGGTCCGTGGCCGAAATTGACGGACGTCGCTGGCAATTGTCCATGACGCGGATTCCGATCGAGGGCACCAAAGGCATCGACATGCTGATTGCGGTGCCTGAAGACGAACTGTTTGCGGGTGCGCGTGAAATTGTCGGGAAGCAGATCACAATGGCTCTGCTCATCTTGATCGCCGCCATCCTGCTGGGTTGGCTGGGCACGCGATTGCTGGTGAAGCCGATAAACCGCCTGGTTCGCGAGACGAAGGCGATCGCCTCTTTCGATCTGGAACAGGACGTCAATGTTCGCGCATCCATCAGCGAAGTGGCCGATCTGGCGCGCTCACTCAACAAGCTGAAACGGACATTGCGCAAGTTCATGGGCATCGGTCATGCCTTGGGCGCCGAGCGGGACCTCAAGTCCTTGCTGGATTTGGTGCTGCGCGAGACCATTGACCTGGTCGAAAGTGACGGTGGTGCCATCTACCTGCTGAATGAAGAAGCCAAGGTCATGCATCCCGAGATCGTGTTCTGGCATCACGCGCATGTCGGCGAGACGCGGGTGGCGCCACTCGACATGGGCGAAAGCGGCTTGCAAAGCGAGATCAGCGCCATATTGCATGACGGTCGCATCGGGCAGATCGAGCGGCGCATGGAATACAACGAACTCGAGGAATTCGGCCTCCGGGATCTGGTCGAGCGGGAGAATGCCCATCGCCTCGCTCTGCTGATCGTGCCATTGTTCAATCGCAAGCAGCAAGTGCTCGGTGTCCAGATCCTGGTGAAGACGCGTGGCGAAGCAGACGGCGCCTGGTCGCCGAGCAACCGCCTCATTGAACTGGTACGCGCCGTCGGCGCATCGGCCGGCATCGCCATCGAGAACAAGCAGTTGCTGCAGGCGCAGAAGGAACTGATGGATGCGCTGATCAAGCTCGTTGCCGGCGCAATCGACGCCAAGTCGAGCTATACCGGTGGACATTGTGCGCGCGTGCCGGCGCTGACCAGGATGCTGGCCGAGGCGACCTGCGCCGAAAAGACCGGACCCTTCGCGGAATTCGATCTGTCGGCGGAGGAATGGGAGGCGGTCGAGATCGGGTCGTGGCTGCATGATTGCGGCAAGGTCACGACGCCGGAATATGTGGTCGACAAGGCAACGAAGCTGGAGACGATCTATGATCGCATCCACGAGGTTCGAATGCGTTTCGAGGTACTCAAGCGCGATGCCGAGATCGCCTATTGGCAGGGGAGGGCCGAAGGCGGCGACGAGGCATCGTTGCGATCCGAAATGGTGGCGAGGCAGCGCCAGCTCGACGACGATTTCGCTTTCGTCGCCTCCTGCAATGAGGGCGGCGAGTTCATGGATCCCGCCAAGATCGAGCGCATCAAGACGATCGCCAGCAAGGTGTGGCGCCGGACGATCAGTAATCGCCAGGGCCTGTCCTATGAAGAGAAGAAACGCATGGACCGGACGCTTGAGCCGGCCCTGCCGGTCGAGGAGCCATTGCTCGCCGATCGCGAGGATCACATCTCGCCGCTGGAGCCGCGCGACTTGATCACGCCGGACAATCCCTGGGGTTTCCAGCTCAACGTGCCCAAATACAAGATGAACCGCGGCGAGGTCTATAATCTGTGCATCGGTCGCGGTACGCTCACCGAAGAAGAGCGATACCGAATCAACGATCACATCTCGCAGACGATTGTGATGCTGCAAAGCCTGCCGCTACCCAAACATCTGCGGGCTGTGCCGGAGATCGCTGGTGGCCATCACGAAAAGATGGATGGCACCGGCTATCCCAGACGCCTGAAGCGAGACGAGATGTCGCCGGTTGCTCGCATGATGGCGATTGCCGATGTATTCGAGGCGCTGACCGCCGCCGACCGGCCTTACAAGAAAGCGAAGAAGCTCAGCGAAGCGATCAAGATCATGGGTTTCATGAAGAAGGAAAACCATCTAGATCCGGACCTGCTCGACATCTTCCTGCGCCATCAGGTGTGGAAGCGCTATGCCGAGGAATTCCTGGAAGCGGATCAGATTGACATGCCGGATCTCGATTTCGTCCTGAACATAAAGCCAGCGGCCTGA
- a CDS encoding DEAD/DEAH box helicase codes for MNTLTETTPATNVLADFASLNLVEPLMQAVTESGYTKPTPIQAQSIPALLEGHDLLGLAQTGTGKTAAFTLPMLQRMMANRKQPQPKSMRALILTPTRELAVQINDSIKTYGRHLPLRSTVIFGGVGQMPQVNTMRRGIDLVVATPGRLLDLMNQGHITLTSVEFFVLDEADRMLDMGFIRDIKKIVGFLPARRQTLLFSATMPNDVSDLAQSLLTKPKRVEVVPQSTTAERIDQIVYMVSRTNKRKLLSNLLASADVTRTIVFTRTKRGADRVAENLERDGFSSAAIHGNKGQNARQIALNAFRTGAVKVLVATDIAARGIDIDNISHVVNFDLPLEPESYVHRIGRTARAGATGIAISLCDGEERSLLRDIEKIVRMKIPVVDDHPLAVGSDAEGGEQITLQRAQNIRESREMDQARNGERRGSGRGGQRGRDQRGGEQRRDRNRQDGNRDAKRQGEKSLGEKRTRSTQPRGEARQDRSHNQPPVRQAEQRADRPRRDESRAERPHRDDRGHRHEGSHRDERGHQHDGESRFEAERRMAATRQHRGDNQQKPVRPDGEHRRIDYRARAEQDGRGQAPRVRQGGGQPGGQGAGQRPHRAGKSQPRG; via the coding sequence TTGAATACGCTTACCGAAACCACCCCCGCCACGAACGTTCTGGCGGATTTCGCCTCCCTCAATCTGGTCGAGCCGCTGATGCAGGCAGTGACCGAATCCGGCTACACCAAGCCGACGCCGATCCAGGCGCAGTCGATCCCCGCACTGCTCGAAGGCCATGACCTGTTGGGCCTCGCCCAAACCGGCACGGGCAAGACCGCTGCTTTTACCCTGCCCATGCTCCAGCGCATGATGGCCAATCGCAAGCAGCCACAGCCTAAATCGATGCGCGCGCTGATTTTGACGCCGACGCGTGAACTCGCCGTCCAGATCAACGACAGCATCAAGACCTATGGCCGTCATCTGCCGCTGCGCTCGACCGTCATTTTCGGCGGCGTCGGTCAGATGCCGCAGGTCAACACCATGCGCCGTGGCATCGACCTCGTTGTCGCGACGCCGGGCCGGTTGCTCGATCTCATGAACCAGGGTCACATTACGCTGACCTCGGTTGAGTTCTTCGTCCTCGATGAAGCCGACCGCATGCTCGACATGGGTTTCATCCGCGACATCAAGAAAATCGTCGGCTTCCTGCCGGCCCGCCGCCAGACGCTGCTGTTCTCGGCCACCATGCCGAATGACGTGTCCGATCTGGCGCAGAGCCTGCTGACCAAACCCAAGCGTGTCGAAGTCGTGCCGCAATCGACCACCGCCGAGCGCATCGACCAGATCGTCTATATGGTTTCCCGTACCAACAAGCGGAAGCTGCTCAGCAATCTGCTGGCGTCTGCGGACGTGACGCGCACGATCGTCTTCACCCGCACCAAGCGCGGTGCCGACCGTGTGGCCGAGAATCTGGAGCGCGATGGCTTCTCCAGCGCCGCGATCCACGGCAACAAGGGCCAGAACGCCCGCCAGATCGCGCTCAACGCCTTCCGCACCGGCGCGGTCAAGGTGCTGGTCGCCACCGATATCGCCGCCCGCGGCATCGACATCGACAACATCAGCCATGTCGTCAATTTCGACCTGCCGCTGGAACCGGAAAGCTATGTCCACCGTATCGGTCGCACGGCGCGGGCCGGTGCCACCGGCATCGCCATCAGCCTGTGCGACGGTGAAGAGCGCAGCCTGCTGCGCGACATCGAAAAGATTGTGCGCATGAAGATCCCCGTGGTCGACGATCATCCGTTGGCGGTTGGGTCTGATGCCGAAGGTGGCGAGCAGATCACCCTGCAGCGCGCCCAGAACATCCGCGAATCGCGCGAAATGGACCAGGCTCGCAATGGCGAGCGTCGGGGCAGCGGCCGCGGCGGCCAACGCGGTCGCGACCAGCGCGGTGGCGAACAGCGCCGCGACCGCAATCGCCAGGACGGCAACCGCGACGCGAAACGCCAGGGCGAGAAGTCCTTGGGCGAAAAGCGCACCCGCAGCACCCAGCCCCGTGGCGAGGCGCGCCAAGATCGCAGCCACAACCAGCCTCCCGTGCGCCAAGCTGAACAGCGTGCCGATCGTCCGCGCCGCGATGAAAGCCGGGCAGAGCGACCGCATCGTGACGACCGCGGCCACCGCCATGAAGGCAGCCATCGCGATGAGCGTGGCCATCAGCACGATGGTGAAAGCCGCTTCGAGGCCGAGCGCCGGATGGCGGCTACCCGTCAGCATCGTGGCGACAACCAGCAGAAGCCGGTTCGCCCCGATGGCGAGCATCGCCGCATCGATTACCGCGCCCGCGCCGAACAGGACGGCCGCGGTCAAGCCCCGCGCGTCCGCCAAGGCGGCGGTCAGCCGGGTGGCCAGGGCGCCGGCCAGCGCCCGCACCGTGCCGGTAAGAGCCAGCCGCGCGGCTAA
- the amaB gene encoding L-piperidine-6-carboxylate dehydrogenase, with amino-acid sequence MKLDKVLKSLGLDGKALKKGDLIVRSPITGGEVARLVCDDAKGAAKKIGKAQAAFLAWRQVPAPKRGELVRLLGEELRAHKAALGELVSIEAGKITTEGLGEVQEMIDICDFAVGLSRQLYGLTIASERPGHRMAETWHPLGVVGVITAFNFPVAVWSWNTALALVAGNSVVWKPSEKTPLTALASAKIFGKAAARFAKETGTAIPDGLLEVLIGAREVGEVMVDDPRVALVSATGSTRMGREVAPRVAKRFGRSLLELGGNNAMIVCPSADLKLAERAILFSAVGTAGQRCTSLRRLIVHEEIYGKLLPRLKKLYGQVPVGNPLEGKALIGPLIDAAAFEAMQNALKQAKAEGGKVTGGERVSVAGCSGGYYVKPAIVELAKQSPVMTHETFAPILYVVKYKTLAEAIQLQNDVPQGLSSCIFTRDVREAELFTSATGSDCGIANVNIGPSGAEIGGAFGGEKETGGGRESGSDAWKAYMRRATNTINYSDQLPLAQGVKFDIG; translated from the coding sequence ATGAAACTCGACAAAGTGCTGAAGTCGCTTGGCCTTGACGGCAAAGCGCTGAAAAAGGGCGACCTCATCGTTCGCTCGCCCATCACCGGGGGCGAAGTTGCCCGCCTTGTGTGCGACGACGCCAAGGGTGCCGCGAAGAAGATCGGGAAGGCCCAGGCGGCGTTTCTTGCCTGGCGCCAGGTGCCGGCACCCAAGCGCGGCGAGCTCGTGCGCTTGCTCGGCGAAGAACTGCGCGCCCACAAGGCAGCGCTCGGTGAACTGGTGTCGATCGAAGCCGGCAAGATCACGACCGAAGGTCTGGGTGAAGTGCAGGAGATGATCGACATCTGCGACTTCGCGGTCGGTCTGTCGCGCCAACTCTACGGCCTCACCATTGCCTCGGAACGTCCTGGCCATCGCATGGCGGAAACCTGGCATCCGCTGGGGGTCGTCGGTGTCATCACCGCTTTCAATTTCCCCGTCGCGGTCTGGTCGTGGAACACGGCGCTGGCGCTGGTTGCCGGCAATTCGGTGGTGTGGAAGCCCAGCGAGAAGACACCGCTCACCGCCCTTGCCAGCGCCAAGATCTTCGGCAAGGCGGCGGCCCGCTTTGCCAAGGAAACCGGCACGGCGATCCCCGATGGCTTGCTTGAAGTTCTCATCGGCGCCCGCGAAGTGGGCGAAGTCATGGTCGACGATCCGCGCGTGGCATTGGTCTCGGCCACCGGGTCGACGCGCATGGGCCGCGAAGTGGCGCCGCGGGTCGCCAAGCGTTTCGGGCGTTCGCTGCTTGAGCTTGGTGGCAACAACGCGATGATCGTCTGCCCGTCGGCGGATTTGAAGCTGGCCGAGCGCGCGATCCTGTTCAGCGCGGTCGGCACGGCCGGTCAGCGCTGCACGAGCTTGCGCCGTCTCATCGTCCACGAGGAGATCTATGGCAAGTTGCTGCCGCGCTTGAAGAAGCTCTACGGCCAGGTGCCGGTGGGCAATCCACTGGAAGGTAAGGCTCTGATCGGTCCGCTGATCGATGCGGCCGCCTTCGAGGCGATGCAGAACGCGCTGAAACAGGCCAAGGCCGAGGGCGGCAAGGTGACGGGCGGCGAGCGCGTCAGCGTTGCCGGCTGCTCGGGCGGCTATTACGTGAAGCCCGCCATCGTCGAACTTGCGAAGCAGAGCCCGGTGATGACGCACGAGACCTTCGCGCCGATCCTTTATGTCGTGAAGTACAAGACGCTCGCTGAGGCGATCCAGCTGCAGAACGACGTGCCGCAGGGGCTTTCGTCCTGCATCTTCACCCGCGACGTGCGCGAGGCTGAGCTGTTCACCTCGGCGACCGGTTCCGATTGCGGCATCGCCAACGTCAACATCGGCCCGTCCGGCGCTGAAATTGGCGGTGCCTTCGGCGGCGAAAAGGAAACCGGCGGCGGGCGCGAGAGCGGCTCGGATGCGTGGAAGGCCTATATGCGCCGTGCCACCAACACCATCAACTACTCCGACCAGTTGCCGCTGGCCCAGGGCGTGAAGTTCGATATCGGCTAA
- a CDS encoding MFS transporter gives MRTSLFLFLPALIAVAGFETALALVSPLISLRLEDGGVSTSMIGIVASAYSVGYLGGTQICRHLILQLGARRTIALLALLAAVSLVAHAVLFDVLFWLLLSALCGFAMAGIYTIAESLLNVLASRGNRGRLYSVYMTASWLTAGASPVAVLAEGSGGVICFIIAGALIALTTLPVLLSRRAELPVPSHGALSIAHFRAVPPVALAICFGSGIINGGLHGLLPSYAVETGLGNGDLSLLLTVAAIAGIAGQFPIGHLSDRVRERLSVAKGIVFSGIALCTGMALFAGGGMITLVMFIGLLTAIMAPIYGVGAALANDRAANERTGGGCTLATTGALLFVNGIGAALGPLGAGFAMEAWGPTGLFLFLALASGAVGLVTAYHRRLERLWVIAH, from the coding sequence ATGCGTACCTCCCTCTTCTTGTTCCTGCCCGCCCTCATCGCGGTGGCCGGCTTCGAGACGGCTCTGGCTCTGGTCTCGCCGCTGATCTCACTGCGCCTCGAAGATGGTGGCGTCTCCACATCGATGATCGGCATCGTCGCCTCGGCCTATTCCGTGGGCTATCTGGGCGGCACGCAGATCTGCCGGCACCTCATCCTGCAACTCGGTGCCCGGCGCACGATTGCGCTGCTGGCCCTGCTCGCCGCGGTGAGTCTCGTGGCGCATGCCGTCTTGTTCGACGTGCTATTCTGGCTGCTGCTCTCTGCCCTGTGCGGCTTCGCCATGGCCGGCATCTACACGATCGCCGAGAGCCTGCTCAACGTGCTGGCCTCCCGCGGCAATCGCGGCCGGCTCTACAGCGTCTATATGACGGCATCCTGGCTCACGGCCGGCGCCTCGCCCGTCGCGGTGCTGGCGGAAGGCAGCGGCGGCGTCATCTGCTTCATCATCGCCGGGGCGCTCATCGCCCTCACCACCTTGCCCGTGCTGTTGTCACGCCGGGCGGAATTGCCGGTGCCGTCGCATGGCGCACTCAGCATCGCCCATTTCCGCGCCGTGCCGCCGGTAGCACTCGCCATCTGCTTCGGCTCCGGCATCATCAATGGCGGGCTGCATGGCCTGCTGCCGAGCTATGCGGTGGAGACCGGCCTCGGCAATGGCGATCTGTCGCTGCTGCTGACCGTGGCGGCGATTGCCGGCATTGCCGGACAGTTCCCCATCGGCCACCTGTCCGACCGGGTGCGCGAGCGGCTGTCGGTCGCCAAGGGCATCGTCTTCTCCGGCATCGCCTTATGTACGGGTATGGCGCTCTTCGCCGGTGGCGGCATGATCACCTTGGTTATGTTCATCGGCTTGCTGACCGCAATCATGGCGCCGATCTATGGCGTCGGCGCGGCACTCGCCAATGACCGTGCGGCCAACGAACGAACGGGCGGCGGCTGCACACTGGCCACGACTGGCGCCCTGCTGTTCGTCAACGGCATCGGCGCGGCACTCGGGCCCCTCGGCGCTGGTTTTGCGATGGAGGCTTGGGGACCGACCGGGCTCTTCCTATTCCTCGCCTTGGCGAGCGGCGCGGTAGGGCTCGTCACGGCCTATCACCGCCGCCTGGAACGCCTCTGGGTGATCGCGCACTGA